The proteins below come from a single Drosophila busckii strain San Diego stock center, stock number 13000-0081.31 chromosome X, ASM1175060v1, whole genome shotgun sequence genomic window:
- the LOC108606499 gene encoding putative GPI-anchor transamidase yields MKMYVKFVILLLALVKCNAYKQETSMLPEGYVDAAQRSTHTNNWAVLVDASRFWFNYRHVANVLSIYRSVKRLGIPDSQIILMIADDMACNARNPRPGQVYNNANQHINVYGDDVEVDYRGYEVTVENFVRLLTGRTQNGTARSKKLLSDAGSNVLIYLTGHGGDGFLKFQDSEEITSQELADGIQQMWEKKRYNELFFMVDTCQAASLYEKFTSPNVLAVASSLVGEDSLSHHVDPSIGVYMIDRYTYYALEFLEKVQPFSKRTIGEFLQVCPKRVCISTVGVRKDLYRRDPHKVPITDFFGAIRPTRVSTDRINVTLANEEDFINAARGEPKKPFKIVMQPQFSADLFK; encoded by the exons atgaaaatgtatgttaaatttgtcatattgctgcttgctttagttaaatgcaatgcatacAAACAG GAAACATCAATGCTGCCGGAGGGGTATGTGGACGCCGCCCAGCGATCAACACACACTAACAATTGGGCGGTGCTGGTAGATGCATCGCGTTTTTGGTTTAATTATCGGCATGTAGCCAATGTGCTGTCCATATATCGGTCGGTGAAGCGTCTGGGTATTCCCGACTCACAGATTATCTTGATGATTGCTGATGACATGGCCTGCAATGCACGCAATCCACGTCCTGGTCAAGTGTACAACAATGCCAATCAGCATATCAATGTCTATGGCGACGATGTTGAGGTAGACTATCGTGGCTATGAGGTAACCGTGGAGAACTTTGTGCGTTTGCTGACAGGACGCACACAGAATGGCACAGCTCGCTCTAAGAAGCTGCTCTCAGACGCCGGCAGCAATGTGCTTATCTATCTGACTGGTCACGGCGGCGACGGCTTTCTGAAGTTCCAAGATTCCGAAGAGATAACAAGTCAAGAGCTGGCCGACGGCATACAGCAAATGTGGGAGAAAAAGAG ATACAACGAACTTTTCTTCATGGTCGACACTTGCCAGGCCGCATCGCTATATGAGAAATTCACATCGCCCAATGTGTTGGCCGTTGCCAGCAGCCTGGTGGGTGAGGATTCGCTTTCG CATCATGTGGATCCCTCAATTGGTGTCTACATGATTGATCGCTACACCTACTATGCTTTGGAGTTTCTGGAGAAGGTACAGCCGTTTAGCAAGCGCACAATTGGCGAATTT ttaCAAGTATGTCCCAAGCGCGTATGCATATCTACAGTGGGCGTACGCAAGGATCTGTACCGACGTGATCCCCATAAGGTGCCCATAACGGACTTCTTTGGTGCTATACGCCCAACACGTGTATCCACGGATCGCATCAACGTTACACTCGCCAACGAAGA AGACTTTATCAATGCCGCCAGAGGGGAACCAAAGAAGCCATTTAAGATTGTCATGCAGCCGCAGTTCTCGGCTGACTTATTTAAGTGA